The Thermodesulfobacteriota bacterium genome has a segment encoding these proteins:
- a CDS encoding CopD family protein, which translates to MNLCRFLTLALLALLLPFQAFATPEYAEQTGWDCLRCHVDPTGGTLTKSGEVFKEDLQARGLYRPLRPLQRGMRLALGYLHLLTAIAWFGTILYVHLLLKPAYAAKGLPKGELVLGWLGMILLTATGIPLTIARIPTWEAFYTTRFGLLLSLKIVLFALMVLSAGLVTFWIGPKLRRRTADRRVEKKSTYTLEELSHFDGAEKRPAYIAYRGKIYDVSLSKLWVEGNHVRKHQAGNDLTEALKSAPHGEEKVLAMPLVGEVLPGKAKPERSAPEKAFYFMAYMNLLFVFLITFIVALWRWG; encoded by the coding sequence ATGAACCTCTGCCGTTTCCTCACCCTTGCGTTGCTCGCCCTTCTCTTGCCTTTTCAGGCCTTCGCCACCCCGGAGTATGCCGAGCAGACCGGGTGGGACTGTCTGCGGTGCCATGTGGATCCCACGGGAGGAACCTTGACCAAATCTGGAGAGGTTTTTAAGGAAGACCTCCAAGCCAGGGGCCTTTACAGGCCCCTTCGACCGCTTCAAAGGGGGATGCGATTGGCCCTCGGTTATCTCCATCTTTTGACCGCCATCGCCTGGTTCGGAACGATCCTCTATGTCCACCTCCTCTTGAAGCCCGCTTATGCGGCCAAGGGGCTGCCAAAAGGGGAACTGGTCCTCGGATGGCTGGGGATGATCCTGCTGACCGCCACCGGCATCCCCCTCACCATCGCAAGGATACCGACCTGGGAGGCCTTTTACACGACCAGGTTCGGCCTCCTCCTGAGCCTCAAAATCGTTCTCTTCGCCCTGATGGTCCTGTCGGCCGGCCTGGTCACCTTTTGGATCGGCCCGAAGCTGAGAAGGCGGACCGCCGATCGGAGAGTCGAAAAAAAGTCGACCTACACCTTGGAGGAGCTATCTCATTTCGATGGGGCCGAAAAGAGGCCGGCTTACATCGCCTACCGAGGAAAGATTTATGACGTGAGTCTGAGCAAGCTCTGGGTCGAGGGCAACCATGTTCGGAAGCACCAGGCGGGAAACGATCTGACCGAAGCGCTCAAATCGGCTCCCCACGGGGAGGAGAAGGTCCTGGCCATGCCCTTGGTGGGAGAGGTGCTGCCAGGGAAGGCCAAACCTGAAAGGTCGGCCCCGGAGAAGGCCTTCTATTTCATGGCCTATATGAACCTGCTCTTCGTCTTCCTCATCACCTTCATCGTCGCCCTGTGGCGATGGGGGTGA